The stretch of DNA CTCCTCCTCGGCCTGCACCGACGGGGCCCGGCGCGGCCCGACGGCCACGTCGGGCAGCGGGCGCGGGTAGGGCTCGCCGAGCCGGAGCGGGCCGGCCAGCGCGTCGGCGAAGGCCGCGGCGATCTTCAGTTCGCCGCGCGCGTTGGGGTGCGTGGTGTCCCAGTTGTCGTCGGCCGGGGCGTAGTCCTCGGCGGTGCGCGCGACCACCACCGGGGCGGAGCCGCTCAGCTCCTCGGCCAGCGCCGGGAGCAGCCGGTTGAACTCCAGCGCCTTCTCGTTCAGCTCCTCGTCGCGGCCGGTGCCCCAGTTCGGGGTCACCTCGCCCAGCACGACCTGCACGTCGCCGTCGGCGACCCGGGCGTTGCCCACCACGTCGCGCACGCCCTCCAGGGCCTCCTGCGGGGAGCCGCCGTGCACGAAGTCGTTGGTGCCCGCCATGACCAGCAGGTAGTCCGGTTCGTAGGCGGCGACCTGCTCGCCGATGCCCGCGGCGACGTTCTCCGCGGTGGCCCCCCACACCCCGGCGTGCGCGGTGTCGAAGTCCGGGTCGGCGTAGCCGTCGTCGCCGAACTCGCCGGTCTCCAGTTCGACGATGTCGTCGTAGGGGCCGACGAAGTCGACGTCGGCGCCGGATTCGGTGAGGTGCTTCCACAGCCGGTAGCGCCAGGTGAAGTCGCCGGTGCTGCCCTGGACGAGGGAGTCGCCGGCGATCATCACCCGCGCGGTGCCCTCCGGCGGGGTGCCGGCCGCGGGCGGCGCGGAGGGCTCCGGTTCCGGGTCGCCGGTGCGGAACGTGCCGGCGAAGGTCTGGATGGCCACCAGGGTGGCGCACATCGCGGCCAGCGCCACGCCGGCCAGGCCCAGGGCGCCGGGTTGGAAGCGCCCGCCGGTGCGCGGGCGCCGCAGGGTGCCGCGCAGCCGGGTGAGGGCGCGGGAGAGCCTCCCGGGGCCGCCGGGGGCGGGCGGGGGGTTCCCGCCGTCGTCAGGGTCGTGCACGGCCGCCGCTATGCCTCCGGGTCGCGGGGGAGCCCGAGCAGCCGCTCGGCGATGATGTTGAGCTGCACCTCGGTGGTGCCCCCGTAGATCGTCATGGAGCGGCTGAACAGCATATAGCGGGCCCAGACGCCGGTGGCGTCCGAGGGGTCGGCGCAGACCGCCGCGCCGCCCTGGTGCTCCCAGATGTAGTCGGCGACCCGCTGGTTGAACTCCACGCCGAGCAGTTTGCGGACGCTGGACTCGGCGCCGGGCTCGGTCCCGGAGAGCTGCTTGAGCGTCACCCGCAGCCCGAGCAGCTCGATCGCCTGCCCGAGGGCGATCAGCCGCCCGGCGGCCACCCGGACGTCGCGGTCGGCGGGGTCGGCCGGGGCGGCGGCGCCCCATCCGCCCGCCCCAGGCGCCTTGCCGAGGAAGTCGAGCAGCTCCGGCACGCCGGCGCCGAGGCCGCTCCCGCCGGACAGCGCGACCCGCTCGTTGCTCAGCGTGGTGCGCGCGACCCGCCAGCCGTCGCCGGGCCGGCCCACCACCTGCTCGTCGGGGACGAACACCCCGTCGAAGAAGACCTCGTTGAAGACCGCGTCCCCGGTGAGCTCGCGCAGCGGGCGCACCTCCAGGCCGGGGGCGGCCATGTCCACCAGGAAGTAGGT from Nocardiopsis composta encodes:
- a CDS encoding GDSL-type esterase/lipase family protein, with protein sequence MHDPDDGGNPPPAPGGPGRLSRALTRLRGTLRRPRTGGRFQPGALGLAGVALAAMCATLVAIQTFAGTFRTGDPEPEPSAPPAAGTPPEGTARVMIAGDSLVQGSTGDFTWRYRLWKHLTESGADVDFVGPYDDIVELETGEFGDDGYADPDFDTAHAGVWGATAENVAAGIGEQVAAYEPDYLLVMAGTNDFVHGGSPQEALEGVRDVVGNARVADGDVQVVLGEVTPNWGTGRDEELNEKALEFNRLLPALAEELSGSAPVVVARTAEDYAPADDNWDTTHPNARGELKIAAAFADALAGPLRLGEPYPRPLPDVAVGPRRAPSVQAEEEDGGVVLTWDPVPGATGYQVLQQRVDPDPDDRVPLPAEVGGSGDEPRTATVDQLLSGATYEFVVRPYKGDDAGAGSEPARITVDADPPPAPDRVRLTDGGTVLTWDEVPEAGHYEVLRRAMSCERPADPDGEDGGSGPGDCSPVDGHGPGRGEGWSTAALVEGGATEWTVSAPAGGAYEFAVRSHRDYVEGDHSEAVEYVPED